DNA sequence from the Coffea eugenioides isolate CCC68of chromosome 9, Ceug_1.0, whole genome shotgun sequence genome:
GGTGCCAAAGGCAAAAGGGTTAAGGTTTATGGCCCACTTAGTATGTGTTACAGTGTATTGCTTCACAAAAGAGAACTTTTTGAGATTATATTTTCCCGCAATGGCTTTATGGTTTTAAAAATTCAAcataaaattttggaaatttggtaACCTTTCGAGATTATTTTTTGGCCGTTCAAAGATCAAATTGCATCCTTTCTCCTGTCCAAAATTGTTCCTTCATTCCATGTGTGTTATTTATGAAGCATCATTACAACGGGCAGAAGTTATGTTTTCTAAAGATAATAGTAAACTATAGAATGAAGAATGCTATTGTCTTATACTTGTGGCTGCGTCATGTGGTCTATCTTAATTTGGAATGCATAATGGAGTTTGGTGTTGTTTATAAGACTTAATAAGCTTAAACGCAGCAAATATAGGGAAAGAAAAGTTAGAAATAGACTTTGACTTTTTTCATATCCTAGCTGGGGATAGGTTAACTTGAGCTGCTTGTGAGCAGTTTGGCTGTGGTCAACTTAGGCCTAGCTGTAGTGGTTCTCAAGCAACTCAATTTTAGCTGTTGGTTGATGAGTTTGTGTTCCTTTGTATGTATAGGTATCAACGTGAGTTGTAGGCTTTATGGCCAAAATTTTTAAACCTATGAAGCGCCCTAATTTTGGAAAATCCATTTTACACTGTATTAATCTTAGGTCAAGTAGCAAGCaagtgaaaaaagaagaaaagcaatAGAATTAACTTTTCATTAATTGGTAGTACCCTTCCTCTCTCTCTGTCTGTGTGTCTGTCTTGCTGCTGCTTTTCCATTGGGAGAAACAGGTTTTTGTTTGTTACGTATTTATTTTTACAGCTACTAAAATCCTATTGCTGCAGCTTTTCGTATGGTATGCAACATCTCAAAATCACAATACTGCATATGAGATTCAAAAATAATGTGGATGGATTGGATCTAATGATTTCAGGGTTTAGGTAAATTGGTTGAACAATGCCAtcttttggttttccttttggaGGAGTTATGGAAGCTTTTGTTTTTAGGTGGATATTTGATTTGGGTGATAATCTTTCTTTGATGATAATATCAAGTTTGAGTTTGGCTTGATTATACTCGAGTTCATACTGAGTGCTCCATATTGGATATTTGCATTAAACTCGAGCACCATTTGTGAAAACTTGATCTAGCTCACATCATTCAAGTGTGTGCATTTTTGAACGATTTTGAGCTCAATATTGCAAACTTGACCATGCTCAATTCATCCCAATTCCATAATGCCTGttaattttttggcatttcTTCATTTGATTGTTTCAATACATTTTTGAGTTTGGAAAAGCTAACACGTTCCTTTTCCTTTTACTTTAATTGCAGATTCCTCAATGCTATAAAGCAATATTTATGCTTATCACTGTTGAAGAACAGTGCTTTATCAGTTATGACGATATTCCAACTTCTTTGTTCTATATTTCAGAGTTTACTGTCAAAATTTAGATCAGGGCTAAAATCAGaaattggaattttttttcccaTGTTCATCCTTCGTGTGCTGGAGAATGTACTTCAACCCAGTTTCTTGCAAAAGATGACCATCCTGAGTTTGCTGGAGAGGATTTCTCAGGATTCGCAGCTTATTGTTGATATCTTTGTCAATTATGATTGTGATTTGGATGCCCCAAATATTTTTGAAAGGTACAAAGCATGTCTGTTTGAATTGGAAGTTTCttccttttattcttttccGGGATTTCAATTAATGGTTCAGTCATCATAGGGTCTGATGATGTCCTGTGGAGTATTTGTCTTCCAATTCAATGATGTTTTTGGGTAGTAACATCACTGGGTGTGTTCGGGTAGCCAAGTTTTCCCAAATATTATTTAtcttgcatcataaacatattttccaatcacctttttgtattcccaattacctttttacctcatatatatcacatcataaaagttttacagtaattattccaaataacaattcaaataaTGCTCtattatgtgttttttttttgttttaaatttttatcTGCAATATTGTGTGTAGTGTGGTGAATCATTGGAAACACTTCCATGAGTTTATTTCTGGTTCTTTTACTTCATTTCTACCGATATTTTTTCCCCGGGGGTGGTTGGGTGGGGAAGGGATGGTAACAAGGTTATGTTAAATGACCAGTGTCCTAGGGCAGCTATAGCTGAGTTAGTTCAATGTGGTTACTCTACTTACTGCAGGCCAAGTGGGCCAAGTGCTAGTTCAATCTTTCATCAAATTGGTGCTTTACcgaattttttttgaatgtgGTTGAAATTCCACTTGGAAAATTTTTATTAATGGGATTTATAAGTCTTATAATTGAAGCTTTGGATGTCGGAAGCAAACTTTTAGCTTAATGTTCTGAAAATTTGGATCATCTCATTAGGAGGACCACATTCCACTATATTGTCATCGGCTCAATTAACCATTTTTAGGTGCTTATTGGTGCATATTATTGTGGTCAGTAATCTGGTAGATGGATTTTTGAATTAAATAGTCAAAAAGAGAGTGAAAGATAAAGATTTAATGGGCCATCTTCCTCTAAATATCACCTATCTGCCAACTATCTAAAAGATGATACAAAGTTAGGAAACTAGAACTAGTTAGAAAGCCTAAGAGATGCCAGTCAAGCCTTAGAAGCCTCAGTTTTCTGCACCTTCCATTGTGATTGCAAACTTTTACAAACCACCACCAAAGCTCGATCACTTTTTGTTACTTGACCATGCAGCATCCCTATCAATACACTAGAACCTTGCAAGAGTCCTGTAGTCTTTCTTACTGGCCGACGTCCATTGAGAGCACTGAAGGTGCTCAATGATCAGCTGGCAATGAAGTTTTGTGGGTTGATGGTAGTTGTTGGTGGGAATTACATTCATGAGTATTAATGGGTTTATTTTTGCTAGGCCTTCTAAATTTTAGCCTATAGCTTAAAGCTAGCCCTTTTTAGCTAGTGGCAGATTCAGTAGCACTAAGAGGatgatggtttttttttttaattaataggTGCACATGACTATGGAACTCTAGGATTCTTAATATTGAGGAACTTAAAATCTTCAATGGTGGACTAAGGTTGGGGATCTGGGAAGTAGTAAGGTCTTGGATGGATTTGGTcaattttatttcattatttCTTGGTCTTTTAGGGGACCCGGGGGGGGGGGGCTGAAAGACTGGTGGGTACAGTAAGTAGCTCTCCTTGAGCTAAATGGAGTAGCTGAAGGATTTGGATGTCTGGCAGATTGCTTCTTTATTTATAATGTGAATGGTTGTTTATTGTCTATTCTTTGTTTAGACATTTGTGGTTGTTTATTGTCTATTCTTTGTTTaggctttttttttgggggggaaaGGGGTGGGAAGAAAAAGGAGTGAAAAAACTGGGTGTTAAACTCGGACATTTGGAGTTAAGGCAAACAATGAGTTGGCTTGAAGAATCAAACTGTAAGAACATATCTTCCTATGCTAGCAACAATCGCCTTTCTGTGTGCTATTGCTCTCTGAttgttttcttattttgttctGGTTTAAACATTTTTAATTCCATCAGATACTTGCAGGACTGTTAATGGCCTTCTAAAAACGGCACTAGGTCCACCTCCTGGTTCTACTACCACTTTGTCTCCAGTTCAAGATATTACATTTCGTCTTGAATCTGTAAAATGCTTGGTCAGAATAATCAAGTCAATGGGATTATGGATGGATCAGCAGCTCAAAGTAGGAGAATTAAATTCATCGATGTCTGAGAATGAAATTTTGAGCGAGAATTCTGCGACTGTTAGTGAAGAAGTAAATCTTGCTGACAATGAGCTTCATTCTGAAGTAAATTCTGAATTCTCTGATGCTGCTACCCTGGAGCAGCGTCGAGCTTATAAGCTAGAGATTCAGGTTAGCTAATGTTTTACTTAGGATGCAATGGTGTAATTTTTCGCACAAGACTATAACTGCATTACAGTAAGGGCTTGTCATGACCTTCAACCTTATAATTCCTCAACATCTTTCAGTTTCCTCTATCTTTATGATGTTTAATTCCTGTCTTGACTATTTGAGTCAATTAAATGCAGAAAGGTGTTTCACTGTTCAATAGAAAACCTTCCAAGGGGATTGAATTCTTATTAAGCACAAAAAAGGTTGGCAGTTCTCCAGAAGCAGTGGCTTCTTTCTTGAAGAATACTTCTGGACTAAATGAAACTATGATTGGTGACTATTTGGGTGAAAGAGAGGATTTTCCGCTAAAAGTCATGCATGCATATGTAGATTCCTTTAACTTGGAAGGAATGGATTTTGGTGAAGCTATCAGATTTTTCTTACGAGGATTTCGGTTACCTGGTGAAGCACAGAAGATTGACCGCATCATGGAGAAATTTGCTGAACGCTATTGTAAATGCAGCCCCAATTCATTTACCAGTGCAGATACAGCTTATGTTCTTGCTTATTCTGTCATAATGCTTAATACTGATGCCCACAATACCATGGTAAAAGATAAGGTGAGCTTACTAAATCAGCTATTGTTCCACTTGTAATGTGATTATGTAAATACCTTTCTATAGAATAGGAAAAAGAATAGCGAGTGAGCATTGGTATGGTAAAGGCAAAAACATCTAAAACTgtctttttcatttttgcttTTTAATCTTTACCTTACTCTATCCGAAACTGTACCCAAGTCTAAGTATCCTGATTTTAAGGAATACAATGATATACAGAAATTAGAAGAGAGCAAAAAGTTGAACATTGCAACAAAGAAAATAGAATGTAACCTCGGGTTTAATTTTCCTCCATAACTCTTTTAAAGGTTTTAACTTGGATTCTTATTCAATTAAGTCTGATAAATCTACAGTAAATATTAAGTTGGCTGGATTGTGATTGCTGCCTAAGGGTCAATGTTTGAAATTGCAGACGAGTTTTCTGGTTGTAAAATGTAAAACGTTCAAAGAAAGATAATAGGATATTTGTTTGACCTTACATATTCTGAATGTCATCAGTCTGGTGGCAAACCTTGTACCTATAGCTTGAAACTTGTATCGCACCCTATCAATGATGAGTTTGATTTATTTGATCTTATTCTACTGTACAAAGACTTGCAGCTTACCCTACCcttattttatcaattttgtccTTGGTAAGTCACAAATTGACTATATCCATTTGCTCCCAAAAATAAAATCCCATTCAGATCTGGGATACCTGACGAAGAAGTCAAGAATATCATGACAAGGATGAAAATGGAGGGCTTGAGAATTGCATGTACTTTAGTCTTGATATGGAAAATAtccagaaaaaagaaaaagagattagGACTTCTTTAGATATTACCTTTGTGGAGCTTGTTGGTTTACTGGGCGGATTGGACAGACCCGTCCTTTACTTTTcacttgaaaattgaaaaagagATTAGAAGTGATTGTTGTATGCTATGGCATCCAGTTTGTAATTAACTCTAACCTATGAAGAATTAAAAAAGTGTTGAGTGCATGACTTCAGAAACCTTATTGGTTCACAAAATTAGTCAGTGGTTTACTTGTTATCTATTCAACAAATCCTACCCCCTTTTTCTTTACTTGTTCATCATTCTTCAAAATTTGGACAGACAATTCATTCTTAAAACATGCATATGCCCAACATTGCATGTTAAAAATTTATCTTTTGAAATCTCTTTAACGTGTTATTCCACTTATCTATTAGAAAAGTAATGCAATTGGAACTCCAACTTGTAGATTGCAAACTTTAAGCCTGATTGCATGCTAACATTTTGTATAACATCTGAAGTGAAGTAATTTAACATGGATTTTCTGACGTTCAAGGAGTGAACTTTccaagtctctctctctctctcttttaacCGTGACATAAAATCGGTTTCTCTTTAGTACTAATAACCATTTTGCATCTCATTTGTTTGTGAAGATGACAAAGGCTGATTTCATCCGGAATAACCGAGGGATCGATGGTGGAAAGGATTTACCGGAAGAATATTTGGGCAAGCTGTATGATCAAATTGTAAAGAATGAGATCAAGATGAATGCAGATTCTTCTGTGCCACAAAGCAAACAGGGGAATGGCCTGAATAGACTGCTAGGATTAGAAAGCATTCTAAATCTAGTTTGGAAGCAGACTGAAGAAAAACCAATGGGTGCAAATGGATATCTTATAAGGCACATCCAAGAGCAGTTCAAggcaaaatctggaaaatcagaGTAAGAAAACATTCTATATGCTTGCATgcgcatatatttttaaaaattcatattgGATGATGCTGATCAGTGGGAGAAGGGAGTAGAGGGAGGCAAATGAGTTGTTTACGATTGGGGTATTTTAAGTTGGGATATCTTTTGAACTATATCTTATAGTAGACTTTAttaactttatttattttttgtcaaatacTTCTGTTGTTCCTGAAAAtgtttggaattggtttattgGTTGACACTTGGAGATTCTGTTTGCATAATTTTGCTACAGATTTGTTTTCTAGGGGATTAAAGTTCAGCattttgaaaatgtttttttttttccaattgcaGGTCCACATATTACGCTGTTTCAGATCCAGCAATATTAAGGTTTATGGTTGAAGTATGTTGGGGTCCAATGATTGCTGCATTCAGTGTAACTCTAGACCAGAGTGATGACAAGGAAGCGACTTCTCAATGCTTGCTGGGCTTCCGACATGCCGTGCATGTCACTGCTGTAATGGGTATGCAAACCCAAAGAGATGCTTTTGTTACCACTGTGGCTAAGTTTACTTACCTTCACTGCGCCGCAGATATGAAGCAGAAGAATGTTGATGCTGTTAAGGTAATTTTCCTTTGACTTCTGTCTGCCTTGCTAACTAGCCTAATGCACTTTAAGGGCAGATTTGTTTTCTCAAGTGTGGTTAATATCTTCTATCCTAGCTACTCAGAAATGATCACCTGGGAGCGATATACATTCTTAACATGATCATTCATAGAGAGAGGCTTTTCCCTTCCTCCTTGTGATTGACTTGCAAGATAACTTATCCACAAATGTGATTTTGGCATATTGCTCTTGCAGGCAATAGTATCAATTGCCATTGAAGATGGTAATTATCTTCAAGAATCTTGGGAGCATATCTTAACATGCCTATCTCGTTTTGAGCACTTGCAGCTCTTGGGGGAAGGCGCACCTTCTGATGCCTCATTTTTAACTACAGCAAATGCTGAAACTGATGAAAAGGCATTGAAGTCTGCAGGTTTTCCATCTCTGAAGAAAAAAGGCAATCTCCAGAACCCTGCTGTGGTAGCTGTTGTTCGTGGGGGTTCCTATGACAGTACCAGTTTAGTAGCCAATTCGCCAGGGTTGGTAACCTCGGAACAGATCAATAACTTCATTGCCAACTTGAATCTGCTTGATCAGATCGGGAATTTTGAGTTAAACCATATTTTTGCTCATAGCCAAAGGTTAAATAGTGAGGCTATAGTGGCATTTGTGAGGGCACTTTGCAAAGTTTCCATGTCAGAGTTGCAATCTCCAACAGATCCTCGTGTATTCAGTCTTACTAAAATTGTTGAAGTTGCGTAAGAACCTATACTCTACATTATCCTTTAGTGCCAAAATTTTCACAGGAGCATCACGTGATGCAAGAGCAATCTAAAAGTCTTCCTTTTTTGAATTAAAGAATGAATAATTTGGGCATCCCATTTGTTTATTTTGCAGGCACTATAACATGAATCGGATCAGACTAGTCTGGTCTCGCATTTGGACTGTTCTGTCTGATTTTTTTGTATCAGTTGGTTTGTCTGAAAATCTCTCTGTTGCAATATTCGTCATGGACTCGTTGCGACAgctttcaatgaaatttttggaGCGAGAGGAACTGGCAAATTATAATTTCCAGAATGAATTTTTGAAACCATTTGTGATTGTCATGCAGAGGAGCAGCTCTGCAGAAATTAGGGAGTTGATAGTTCGGTGTATTTCACAGATGGTACTCAGCCGTGTCAGCAATGTCAAATCTGGTTGGAAAAGCGTTTTTATGGTAAGTTTGGCCATCAAATGAATCAAAATCTTATTGTTAATGCACAGAAGGCTGGAAATTCAAGACATGTAGCTCATTGAAGTGAATGTATATGATTCTAAAGTTGAAATCTCCTTATGTCTAGGAAGCTCGCTTTCCTGAAATTTGTGGATAGGTATATACATAATATTTTGTATTGTTTATCAAGAAATATTTTAACCATGCATCAGATACAGTTAGCTGTCAACTGAGTATCTGATGTTTGACTGGAGGATAATTAGTTGTTAGCTCATTCCAGCAttttgatgctgaaagaccTATAAAGATGTCTGTCTTGCTGATGCCTTAGTTTCTTGGTGTTCACCAATGTGATGTGGTCATGTTCTTGTGTCCTATACTGGAAGTTGTGGCATCTTTACGTATCAATATCGAACAATACTTAGTTAAAATGTGTACTTCTGAGCATCTGCCTACTGCTAAAGTATTTGTAAAGTTGCTCCTATGACCCTCTGAAATGTCCTCTCTCATGTGAATGCTTATGTTTTTTGCAGGTTTTTACTACTGCTGCAGctgatgaaagaaaaaatatagTCTTGCTGGCCTTTGAAACCATGGAAAAGATTGTTCGAGAATATTTTTCGTACATAACTGAGACTGAGACACTGACTTTTACTGATTGTGTTAAATGCCTCATCACCTTCACAAACAGTAGATTTAACAGTGATGTTAGCCTCAATGCCATTGCTTTTCTTCGATTTTGTGCTGTCAAACTAGCAGATGGAGGACTTGTTTGCAATGATGAAAGGACAGAAGATGCTTCATCCATGGTAGTTAGAGATGATAATGATTCAGTTGGACGTATATTCACAGATAAAGATGATCACGCATTTTTCTGGCTTCCTTTGCTATCAGGTGTTTTTTCCCCCTTCTTAGTTCCAAGAATgagtgattttttatttttggtgtcCTCGGATTAAGTCTACGATTTACCTATTCTTGTTAATGATAtcttaaaagatatacttttgTTGTGGTATCCTGCCTCTTAAAAATTCTAACTTTTTCCTGCTTATTGATGAATTGTCAGGTTTATCAGAACTGACTTCAGATCCTAGATCTGCTATCAGGAAAAGTGCACTGGAAGTTCTCTTCAATATTCTGAAAGACCATGGGAGTCTCTTTTCACGAGTATTTTGGCTAAGTCTTTTCACTTCTGTTATATTTCCAATATTTAGTTCCCAACATGATAAGCAAAAAACACGCGTGAAAGATGACAAGTCTTCTCCTAGTTCTAAATCCTTACTACTTGATGGAAGCACATGGGACACAGAAACTTCTGCATTGGCAGCTGAATATCTGGTAGACCTTTTTGTCAGTTTCTTTGTTGTCGTCAGGTCAGAATTGAAGAGTGTAGTATCAATACTGGCTGCATTTATTATGAGTCCTGTCCAAGGGCCTGCAAGAACCGGTGTTGCTACATTGAGACGGTTGGTCAGTGAATTAAGAGCCAGACTTACAGAAGAAGAGTGGCGAGATGTCCTTTCGGCTTTGAAAGAGGCTGCTTCTTCCAGTCTTCCTGGATTTCTAAAATTGCTTAGTACCATGGACAGCATAAAGGTCCCTGATCTGGCTGAAGACTATGCTGACATAGAAACATCATCTAGCCTTGGCTTGATAAATGATGAGTCTGAAGATGACAATCTGCAAACCTCAACATATGTTGTTTCTAGGATAAAGAGTCATATAACTGCACAGTTGCTCATCATACAggttctctctctttctctctctgcGTGAGTGGTGCAAGTTCATTCATTAATTCCTTTTCATAAAACATAATTTTCCTATACCCAAGGTGATTGACTATccaatgggaaaaaaaaaaaaactgtagccAAAAGGATCCTTCTCACTCCTTCCTATAGTCAGATTGCATGTTTTGGAGATGCCTAGACTAgtttacttgtttatatatcTCTTCCTTGTGGATGGGTGGAAGAAAAGCTGCTGTTATTTGCTTCTTGGAGTTTTACCTTTAAGCCTGGAGATTTCATAGGAAAAAGATTGGGTTCATTAATCAGTGTTTGCAATTATGGAGAGAGGAGAGATTGAGGTGAGAGTTAGGATTTTTGGAGCATTTGCTGTATATGTCTTTGTTATTTTGGAAATTGTAGGAGAGGAAATTAGATTTCTTTCATCTCTTTCACTGCCTTTTTTCTCCTTTCATTATTTAATGCGTTTCTTCTTGTGTCTTGGCCAAATCTGACTGTTTGTACTCATTGTATTATTCTTTCAACTTTACTTAGGGTCTGGATTCCAGTTATTTTGTTCTTTATGTGAATGTAAAGTGTGCATTCTGATTCTCTGTGCATGTTTCTGGAGTTAGGTGAGGGTGTatagtttttttcttttgctctttcaTGAGATGTCAAGCTGCAGCTGAAAATGTTGTTGGCTGGGCAATCCTTGACTCTTGCTATAGGATGCCAGCCTATTTTCTTTTTGCCCCTTGTGATAAGTTTGATCTTTGGCAGTTGGGATTATTCTCTTCCATCTTTAGCTAGCTTTTGACATAGCAGATGAAGTTAACCAATTGGTTATTCAGGGGACTTATGCTTAGACATTATAAGTAACAACTTCTTTCTTCATAATAATACTTGCGTGCTTGTTACATTGACGCCAATCACCGAAGGTTCCCTTAACTGTTCCTTTTGACCCTCCTTCCTCAGGTGGCAAGTGATCTCTATAAGTTGCATTCACAACCTTTATCTGCTGATTCCATGATCATTCTCATTGAAGTATTTTCTTCCGTTGCAACTCATGCCCATCAACTGAACTCCAACAAAGTCCTGCAGCTTAAGCTG
Encoded proteins:
- the LOC113782826 gene encoding brefeldin A-inhibited guanine nucleotide-exchange protein 1 isoform X1, whose product is MSTSSAIPQTQTLGGPSRCGRVLGPSLDKIIKNVAWRKHSQLVSACKSALDKLESLSDSSSDPASCTPLYGISSPQDADFVLKPLILALDTGAPKVVEPALDCVSRLFSSGFIRCEIATTDDAAATSLIFRLIDSACKCTSLGDEAVELAVLRLLLSAVRSPCVLIRGNCLVHIVRSCYNVYLGGFNGTNQICAKSVLAQMMVIIFSRVEHNSAILPSFRTVSVAQLLEFTDRNLNEGSSIQFAQNFITDVVEAKEVLPPPPMLHGIPSPVEKKSEFESESESASGQQPDYDFNGYSKITEDGFMLYKNICKLSMKFSSQEHQDDQILLRGKILSLELLKVIMDNAGPVWRTNERFLNAIKQYLCLSLLKNSALSVMTIFQLLCSIFQSLLSKFRSGLKSEIGIFFPMFILRVLENVLQPSFLQKMTILSLLERISQDSQLIVDIFVNYDCDLDAPNIFERTVNGLLKTALGPPPGSTTTLSPVQDITFRLESVKCLVRIIKSMGLWMDQQLKVGELNSSMSENEILSENSATVSEEVNLADNELHSEVNSEFSDAATLEQRRAYKLEIQKGVSLFNRKPSKGIEFLLSTKKVGSSPEAVASFLKNTSGLNETMIGDYLGEREDFPLKVMHAYVDSFNLEGMDFGEAIRFFLRGFRLPGEAQKIDRIMEKFAERYCKCSPNSFTSADTAYVLAYSVIMLNTDAHNTMVKDKMTKADFIRNNRGIDGGKDLPEEYLGKLYDQIVKNEIKMNADSSVPQSKQGNGLNRLLGLESILNLVWKQTEEKPMGANGYLIRHIQEQFKAKSGKSESTYYAVSDPAILRFMVEVCWGPMIAAFSVTLDQSDDKEATSQCLLGFRHAVHVTAVMGMQTQRDAFVTTVAKFTYLHCAADMKQKNVDAVKAIVSIAIEDGNYLQESWEHILTCLSRFEHLQLLGEGAPSDASFLTTANAETDEKALKSAGFPSLKKKGNLQNPAVVAVVRGGSYDSTSLVANSPGLVTSEQINNFIANLNLLDQIGNFELNHIFAHSQRLNSEAIVAFVRALCKVSMSELQSPTDPRVFSLTKIVEVAHYNMNRIRLVWSRIWTVLSDFFVSVGLSENLSVAIFVMDSLRQLSMKFLEREELANYNFQNEFLKPFVIVMQRSSSAEIRELIVRCISQMVLSRVSNVKSGWKSVFMVFTTAAADERKNIVLLAFETMEKIVREYFSYITETETLTFTDCVKCLITFTNSRFNSDVSLNAIAFLRFCAVKLADGGLVCNDERTEDASSMVVRDDNDSVGRIFTDKDDHAFFWLPLLSGLSELTSDPRSAIRKSALEVLFNILKDHGSLFSRVFWLSLFTSVIFPIFSSQHDKQKTRVKDDKSSPSSKSLLLDGSTWDTETSALAAEYLVDLFVSFFVVVRSELKSVVSILAAFIMSPVQGPARTGVATLRRLVSELRARLTEEEWRDVLSALKEAASSSLPGFLKLLSTMDSIKVPDLAEDYADIETSSSLGLINDESEDDNLQTSTYVVSRIKSHITAQLLIIQVASDLYKLHSQPLSADSMIILIEVFSSVATHAHQLNSNKVLQLKLQRVCSILEVSDPPMVHFENESYQNYLNFLSDLLACNPSLYGEKNMEQELLAVCEKILQIYLECAGESVQSKAANAPVHQWNLPLGSAKKEELAARTPLVLSVFRILSGLERDCFRKYIPRLFPILVNFVRSEHSSGEVQKVLSSIFESCIGPLIITC
- the LOC113782826 gene encoding brefeldin A-inhibited guanine nucleotide-exchange protein 1 isoform X2 — its product is MIVIWMPQIFLKDTCRTVNGLLKTALGPPPGSTTTLSPVQDITFRLESVKCLVRIIKSMGLWMDQQLKVGELNSSMSENEILSENSATVSEEVNLADNELHSEVNSEFSDAATLEQRRAYKLEIQKGVSLFNRKPSKGIEFLLSTKKVGSSPEAVASFLKNTSGLNETMIGDYLGEREDFPLKVMHAYVDSFNLEGMDFGEAIRFFLRGFRLPGEAQKIDRIMEKFAERYCKCSPNSFTSADTAYVLAYSVIMLNTDAHNTMVKDKMTKADFIRNNRGIDGGKDLPEEYLGKLYDQIVKNEIKMNADSSVPQSKQGNGLNRLLGLESILNLVWKQTEEKPMGANGYLIRHIQEQFKAKSGKSESTYYAVSDPAILRFMVEVCWGPMIAAFSVTLDQSDDKEATSQCLLGFRHAVHVTAVMGMQTQRDAFVTTVAKFTYLHCAADMKQKNVDAVKAIVSIAIEDGNYLQESWEHILTCLSRFEHLQLLGEGAPSDASFLTTANAETDEKALKSAGFPSLKKKGNLQNPAVVAVVRGGSYDSTSLVANSPGLVTSEQINNFIANLNLLDQIGNFELNHIFAHSQRLNSEAIVAFVRALCKVSMSELQSPTDPRVFSLTKIVEVAHYNMNRIRLVWSRIWTVLSDFFVSVGLSENLSVAIFVMDSLRQLSMKFLEREELANYNFQNEFLKPFVIVMQRSSSAEIRELIVRCISQMVLSRVSNVKSGWKSVFMVFTTAAADERKNIVLLAFETMEKIVREYFSYITETETLTFTDCVKCLITFTNSRFNSDVSLNAIAFLRFCAVKLADGGLVCNDERTEDASSMVVRDDNDSVGRIFTDKDDHAFFWLPLLSGLSELTSDPRSAIRKSALEVLFNILKDHGSLFSRVFWLSLFTSVIFPIFSSQHDKQKTRVKDDKSSPSSKSLLLDGSTWDTETSALAAEYLVDLFVSFFVVVRSELKSVVSILAAFIMSPVQGPARTGVATLRRLVSELRARLTEEEWRDVLSALKEAASSSLPGFLKLLSTMDSIKVPDLAEDYADIETSSSLGLINDESEDDNLQTSTYVVSRIKSHITAQLLIIQVASDLYKLHSQPLSADSMIILIEVFSSVATHAHQLNSNKVLQLKLQRVCSILEVSDPPMVHFENESYQNYLNFLSDLLACNPSLYGEKNMEQELLAVCEKILQIYLECAGESVQSKAANAPVHQWNLPLGSAKKEELAARTPLVLSVFRILSGLERDCFRKYIPRLFPILVNFVRSEHSSGEVQKVLSSIFESCIGPLIITC